A single window of Arcobacter venerupis DNA harbors:
- a CDS encoding L-lactate permease gives MGLGLQAFFAVLPILLAGILLVGLRVSAKKAMPLVYISAVAIAYVVWEVSFSRVLASTIEGVLITVSVLWIIFGAILLLNTLKHSGAIVVIREGFNNISPDRRIQAIIVAWLFGCFIEGASGFGTPAAIAAPLLVAIGFPAMAAVMLGMMVQSTPVSFGAVGTPILIGVNKGLDSAGIGATLQNLGSSWDTYLQIITSEVAITHAITGTLIPLFMCVMLTRFFGENKSWSEGLAIIPFAIFGGIAFTIPYALTGIFLGAEFPSLIGSLVGLAVVITAAKKGFLVPKKTWDFAPVEKWPSSWMSKFEMKFDAMTSKIPMSLTKAWIPYILVAIVLVITRVSPDVKKFISSFSFSYKNILGEGLNFTMAPLYLPGGILVFVVLITYFLHKMEFKEIKEAIGESSKVMIGAGFVLMFTVPLVRILINSGVNASGFDSMPIAMANFVAHSVGDIYPFFAPMVGALGAFIAGSNTVSNMMLSQFQFGVADALGISTAFMVALQAVGAAAGNMIAIHNVVAASATVGLLDQEGETLRKTVIPTIYYCVVAGIIGLIGMYVLGLADPLMK, from the coding sequence ATGGGTTTAGGTCTTCAAGCATTTTTTGCTGTATTGCCAATACTTCTTGCTGGTATTTTACTAGTAGGTCTTAGAGTTTCAGCAAAAAAAGCAATGCCATTAGTTTACATATCAGCGGTTGCTATTGCATACGTAGTTTGGGAAGTTTCATTTAGTAGAGTTTTAGCTTCTACGATTGAGGGTGTATTAATTACAGTTTCAGTTTTATGGATTATTTTTGGAGCTATCTTGCTTCTAAATACACTTAAACATTCAGGTGCAATTGTTGTAATTAGAGAAGGATTTAATAATATTAGTCCAGATAGAAGAATTCAAGCAATTATTGTAGCTTGGTTATTTGGATGTTTTATTGAAGGTGCTTCAGGATTTGGAACGCCAGCTGCAATAGCTGCTCCTTTACTTGTTGCAATTGGTTTCCCTGCAATGGCTGCTGTTATGTTAGGAATGATGGTACAAAGTACACCTGTTTCTTTTGGAGCGGTTGGAACTCCAATTTTAATTGGAGTAAATAAAGGTTTAGATTCAGCAGGTATTGGTGCAACTTTACAAAATTTAGGTTCATCTTGGGATACTTATTTACAAATAATTACTTCTGAAGTTGCTATTACTCATGCAATTACTGGAACATTGATTCCTTTATTTATGTGTGTTATGCTTACTAGATTTTTTGGTGAAAACAAATCTTGGAGTGAAGGTTTAGCAATTATTCCTTTTGCTATTTTTGGAGGAATTGCGTTTACTATTCCTTATGCACTAACTGGTATATTCTTAGGTGCTGAATTCCCATCTTTAATTGGATCTTTAGTTGGTCTTGCTGTTGTTATAACTGCTGCTAAAAAAGGATTTTTAGTTCCTAAAAAAACTTGGGATTTTGCTCCAGTGGAAAAATGGCCATCTTCTTGGATGTCAAAATTTGAGATGAAATTTGATGCAATGACTTCAAAAATTCCAATGTCTTTAACAAAAGCTTGGATTCCATATATTTTAGTTGCAATTGTTTTAGTAATCACAAGAGTTAGTCCAGATGTGAAAAAATTCATATCTTCATTTTCATTCTCTTACAAAAATATTTTAGGAGAAGGGCTTAACTTTACTATGGCACCTTTATATTTACCAGGTGGGATTTTAGTATTTGTAGTACTTATTACTTATTTCTTACATAAAATGGAATTTAAAGAGATAAAAGAGGCTATTGGTGAATCTTCAAAAGTTATGATTGGTGCTGGATTTGTATTAATGTTTACAGTTCCACTTGTTAGGATTTTAATTAATTCAGGTGTAAATGCTTCTGGATTTGATTCTATGCCAATTGCAATGGCAAACTTTGTTGCTCACTCAGTTGGAGATATTTATCCATTTTTTGCCCCAATGGTTGGAGCTTTAGGTGCATTTATTGCTGGAAGTAATACTGTTTCAAATATGATGTTATCACAATTCCAATTTGGTGTTGCAGATGCTCTTGGTATTTCAACAGCATTTATGGTAGCTCTTCAAGCCGTTGGTGCTGCTGCTGGTAATATGATTGCAATTCATAATGTTGTTGCAGCTAGTGCCACTGTTGGATTACTTGATCAAGAAGGTGAAACTTTAAGAAAAACTGTAATTCCAACTATTTATTATTGTGTTGTTGCAGGAATCATTGGTCTTATTGGTATGTATGTTTTAGGACTTGCAGATCCATTAATGAAATAA
- a CDS encoding DnaJ domain-containing protein: MEYEEFEKAVDMFGILTRVSRKDLKKKYLKLSKIYHPDMETGSEEKFLELKKNYDLLCAYMDSYYFSFDKDEFKHQFPSFTNYKNWNK; encoded by the coding sequence ATGGAATATGAAGAGTTTGAAAAAGCTGTTGATATGTTTGGAATATTAACAAGGGTTTCAAGAAAAGATTTAAAAAAGAAGTATTTAAAACTATCAAAAATATACCATCCAGATATGGAAACTGGAAGTGAAGAAAAGTTTTTGGAATTGAAAAAAAATTATGATTTATTATGTGCATACATGGATTCATACTACTTTTCATTTGATAAAGATGAGTTTAAACATCAGTTTCCTTCATTTACAAATTATAAAAACTGGAATAAATAG
- a CDS encoding DsbA family protein encodes MIYSLYHVHDPMCSWCYAFKPTLDELRKYLADNIKLVHVVGGLAKHSDEIMPKEMQEKIEAIWYEIEDVVGTKFNHDFWKECKPRRSTYLACQATILARDEDKEDEMIEAIQEAYYQKALNPSDASTLIELAKNIGMDEKKFEEDLKSQKIEEDLQNELNFRRSLNVRSFPSLILKSEKELYPINIKYNDYESMLNQINNIVKNSHS; translated from the coding sequence ATGATTTACAGTTTATATCATGTTCATGACCCAATGTGTTCATGGTGTTATGCTTTTAAACCAACTTTAGATGAACTTAGAAAATATTTAGCTGATAATATAAAATTAGTTCATGTGGTTGGAGGTTTAGCAAAACATAGCGATGAAATTATGCCAAAAGAGATGCAAGAAAAAATTGAAGCTATTTGGTATGAAATTGAAGATGTTGTTGGAACAAAATTTAACCATGATTTTTGGAAAGAGTGTAAACCTAGACGTTCAACTTATCTAGCTTGTCAAGCTACCATTTTAGCAAGAGATGAAGATAAAGAGGATGAGATGATAGAAGCTATTCAAGAAGCTTATTATCAAAAAGCCTTAAATCCAAGTGATGCTTCAACGCTTATTGAATTGGCAAAAAATATTGGAATGGATGAAAAAAAGTTTGAAGAAGATTTAAAATCACAAAAAATAGAAGAAGATTTACAAAATGAGTTAAATTTTAGACGTTCACTAAATGTAAGAAGTTTTCCATCATTGATTTTAAAATCTGAAAAAGAGTTATACCCTATAAATATAAAATATAATGATTATGAATCTATGTTAAATCAGATAAATAATATAGTTAAAAATAGCCATTCTTAA